From Coffea arabica cultivar ET-39 chromosome 9c, Coffea Arabica ET-39 HiFi, whole genome shotgun sequence, one genomic window encodes:
- the LOC113709129 gene encoding ABC transporter B family member 9-like isoform X2 yields MQENTTASPTPKQTQKSSKANEKGFSLFTLFKFADGVDIFLMVFGSIYAIANGLAQPVMALLFGGVVDTFSTADYQHMPQDILRVSIKLLYLAAGAGIAAQMHSC; encoded by the exons ATGCAGGAAAACACAACAGCTTCTCCGACTCcaaaacaaacacaaaaatctAGCAAAGCAAATGAAAAGGGTTTTTCCCTCTTCACCCTTTTCAAGTTTGCTGATGGAGTTGACATATTCTTGATGGTTTTTGGGTCAATCTACGCCATTGCAAATGGACTAGCACAACCTGTTATGGCACTCCTATTCGGTGGTGTTGTTGACACTTTTAGCACTGCAGATTACCAGCATATGCCTCAAGATATATTGCGG GTATCTATCAAGCTACTATACTTGGCTGCTGGAGCAGGGATTGCTGCACAAATGC ACAGTTGTTAA
- the LOC113709129 gene encoding ABC transporter B family member 9-like isoform X1, which yields MQENTTASPTPKQTQKSSKANEKGFSLFTLFKFADGVDIFLMVFGSIYAIANGLAQPVMALLFGGVVDTFSTADYQHMPQDILRVSIKLLYLAAGAGIAAQMLVNQSLPFLTERSS from the exons ATGCAGGAAAACACAACAGCTTCTCCGACTCcaaaacaaacacaaaaatctAGCAAAGCAAATGAAAAGGGTTTTTCCCTCTTCACCCTTTTCAAGTTTGCTGATGGAGTTGACATATTCTTGATGGTTTTTGGGTCAATCTACGCCATTGCAAATGGACTAGCACAACCTGTTATGGCACTCCTATTCGGTGGTGTTGTTGACACTTTTAGCACTGCAGATTACCAGCATATGCCTCAAGATATATTGCGG GTATCTATCAAGCTACTATACTTGGCTGCTGGAGCAGGGATTGCTGCACAAATGC TTGTTAATCAAAGCCTACCCTTTTTAACCGAGAGATCAAGTTGA
- the LOC113709130 gene encoding uncharacterized protein, with protein MRVSCWTITGERQASRLQGLYFETLLRQEIGYFDTEMTVGQALGMASSNAITIQDAMSEELTTRFPCLGIIDKGNQRESHASGELQLPCSVRECVREEITVQASSFTSSLESCGVILHLQPSVINITTITTAATTELRPTNPACVSKAERRKILQLLVV; from the exons ATGC GGGTCTCATGCTGGACCATCACAGGAGAAAGACAAGCTTCTAGATTACAAGGCTTGTACTTTGAAACATTGTTAAGACAAGAAATTGGATATTTTGACACCGAAATGACAGTGGGACAAGCCCTTGGGATGGCTTCAAGTAATGCTATAACCATTCAAGATGCAATGAGTGAAGAG CTCACAACAAGATTTCCCTGCCTTGGTATCATCGACAAGGGGAACCAGAGAGAGAGCCATGCGAGTGGTGAGCTGCAACTTCCCTGTTCTGTCCGAGAGTGCGTGAGAGAGGAGATAACCGTGCAAGCTTCATCATTTACTTCATCACTCGAAAGCTGCGGTGTCATTCTTCACCTTCAACCATCCGTGATCAATATAACCACAATCACCACAGCTGCAACTACTGAACTCAGACCAACCAACCCTGCGTGCGTGAGCAAAGCCGAGAGGAGGAAAATTTTGCAGCTGCTTGTCGTGTGA